One Natrinema halophilum genomic window carries:
- a CDS encoding magnesium transporter: protein MEARQTAWRIYRESLPILVVSLAGGIFAGSVLGSEGMTNGFERFPGMLLLLPAFLATRGNVYGALGARISSGLHQGMIDPEFSWDRRLINAIAASFINGISVSIFIAVLSWGIMQVLGRESARLVELISIMLVSGVLTSTTLIFGLLALVFTGYKYGLDPDNLIGPIVTTLGDVFGVVFLFTALTVAGVLF from the coding sequence ATGGAGGCTCGCCAAACCGCATGGCGCATCTACCGCGAGTCGCTCCCGATCCTCGTGGTCAGCCTCGCCGGCGGAATCTTCGCGGGGTCGGTTCTCGGCTCCGAGGGGATGACGAACGGATTCGAGCGGTTTCCGGGCATGTTGTTGTTACTTCCCGCGTTTCTTGCGACCCGCGGCAACGTATACGGCGCGCTGGGGGCGCGCATCTCGAGCGGCCTCCACCAGGGGATGATCGATCCCGAATTTTCGTGGGATCGCCGACTCATCAACGCGATCGCAGCCTCCTTCATCAACGGGATCAGCGTCTCCATCTTCATCGCCGTCCTCTCGTGGGGGATCATGCAGGTGCTGGGACGCGAGTCCGCCAGACTCGTCGAACTCATCTCGATCATGTTAGTCTCGGGGGTTTTGACCTCCACCACGTTGATCTTCGGCCTGCTGGCGCTCGTCTTTACGGGCTACAAGTACGGTCTCGATCCCGACAATCTGATCGGCCCCATCGTCACCACGCTCGGTGACGTCTTCGGCGTCGTCTTTCTCTTTACCGCACTCACCGTCGCGGGGGTGTTGTTCTGA
- the crcB gene encoding fluoride efflux transporter CrcB, with protein MSPSETVVTGDLIANALVTFDPDPAHVVGTGGAIGSVLRYLVGQRVSSRVPSAQFPLSTIVVNVVGSFVFGLAVFAGAGNSTLQLVGTGVCGSFTTFSSFSVETVRLYERGDRALAVGNAAANLACSLAAIGLAWGLVAAGAAGPL; from the coding sequence GTGAGCCCGAGTGAAACCGTCGTCACCGGGGATCTGATCGCAAACGCGCTGGTGACGTTCGATCCCGATCCGGCACACGTCGTCGGGACCGGCGGCGCGATCGGTTCGGTCCTTCGATACTTGGTCGGCCAGCGGGTCTCGAGTCGCGTCCCGAGCGCTCAGTTCCCGCTCTCGACGATCGTGGTCAACGTCGTCGGCAGTTTCGTCTTCGGACTGGCCGTCTTCGCGGGCGCGGGGAACTCGACGCTGCAACTCGTTGGAACCGGGGTCTGTGGCTCGTTTACGACGTTCTCATCGTTTTCGGTCGAGACGGTTCGGCTCTACGAGCGCGGGGACCGAGCTCTCGCGGTCGGCAACGCCGCTGCAAACCTCGCGTGCTCGCTCGCAGCGATCGGCCTCGCATGGGGCCTCGTCGCCGCCGGCGCTGCCGGACCGCTCTGA
- a CDS encoding magnesium transporter, producing MLAPFQTGVSYGKYVTAIIVMPFPLIAIALSLVEPYISSTRGPDPDDTTIPVVTNLCDILGVIVLSGVALVVLN from the coding sequence CTGCTCGCGCCATTTCAAACCGGAGTTAGTTACGGAAAATACGTCACAGCGATCATCGTCATGCCATTCCCCTTGATCGCGATCGCGTTGAGCCTCGTCGAGCCCTACATTTCGTCCACCCGGGGGCCCGATCCGGACGACACGACGATCCCGGTGGTGACGAACCTCTGTGATATCTTGGGCGTGATCGTGCTCTCGGGGGTCGCACTCGTCGTTCTGAATTGA
- a CDS encoding potassium channel family protein, protein MDPLEGETSSAPIEYEPVSVKDVLVEMKDTAELLIDLSYSAVLHRSEELATEVLRLEERMDILELRARMSLLMAARKPADAEQLAPVLGIVGAADGISDAAGDIAKVVLDETGLPEAMRAALPDATETLVRGIVAADAPYAGRTLADIDLESKTGVRAIALRRGNDWLLNPGPETRIEADDVALLRGPDTAIGDVYETLTGDEYEAPIVETPDIDDLERAVDTIVHMKDFSELAVDLAYSSVLFDSEELAEEVRNLEVEVDAMQSRFEAWTLRAAADAADPVVLRGLIQLGSSTEGISDAAIEISEGVLRDIDVHPVVQLAVQESDEIITRVAVEPGSELDGTAVTAGVPDADSTMSVIAIRRPDDGWLLVADGDAELRGGDVLISKGTRTAAAAFRELASATS, encoded by the coding sequence ATGGACCCGCTCGAGGGTGAAACGTCGTCGGCGCCGATCGAGTACGAGCCGGTCAGCGTCAAGGACGTGCTCGTGGAGATGAAAGACACTGCGGAGTTGCTGATCGACCTCTCGTACTCGGCGGTCCTCCACCGGAGCGAGGAACTCGCGACCGAAGTGCTTCGGCTGGAAGAGCGGATGGATATCCTGGAACTCCGTGCCCGGATGAGCCTCCTGATGGCCGCACGGAAACCGGCCGATGCAGAACAGCTCGCTCCCGTCCTCGGCATCGTCGGCGCGGCGGATGGGATCAGCGACGCCGCCGGCGACATCGCGAAAGTCGTCCTCGACGAGACCGGATTGCCGGAAGCCATGCGAGCGGCGCTTCCCGACGCGACGGAGACGCTGGTTCGTGGGATCGTCGCCGCGGACGCACCCTATGCCGGGCGGACGCTCGCGGACATCGACCTCGAGTCGAAGACGGGCGTGCGAGCGATCGCGCTCCGGCGAGGGAACGATTGGCTACTCAATCCGGGGCCGGAGACGCGAATCGAGGCCGACGACGTGGCGCTCCTCCGCGGACCCGATACGGCTATCGGAGACGTATACGAGACGCTTACTGGTGACGAATACGAGGCGCCGATCGTCGAAACGCCCGACATCGACGACCTGGAGCGGGCCGTGGACACGATCGTCCACATGAAGGACTTCTCCGAACTCGCGGTCGATCTGGCTTACAGCAGCGTGCTGTTCGACAGCGAGGAACTCGCGGAGGAAGTTCGCAACCTCGAGGTCGAAGTCGACGCGATGCAGTCTCGGTTCGAGGCCTGGACGCTCAGAGCGGCCGCCGACGCGGCGGATCCGGTCGTCCTGCGCGGATTGATCCAACTGGGAAGCAGTACGGAAGGGATCAGCGACGCCGCGATCGAGATCAGCGAAGGCGTCCTTCGGGACATCGACGTCCACCCGGTCGTTCAACTGGCCGTCCAGGAGAGCGACGAGATCATCACCCGCGTCGCGGTCGAACCGGGAAGCGAACTCGACGGAACGGCGGTGACGGCGGGTGTCCCCGACGCCGATTCGACGATGTCGGTGATCGCCATCCGTCGTCCCGACGACGGATGGCTGCTGGTCGCGGACGGCGACGCCGAGTTGCGCGGCGGCGACGTGCTCATCTCGAAAGGGACGCGGACCGCCGCGGCCGCGTTCCGCGAGTTAGCGTCTGCGACGTCGTGA
- a CDS encoding AbrB/MazE/SpoVT family DNA-binding domain-containing protein has translation MSDRGMVTIPAEIRRHLGIDAGDKLRWNVTEDETLAVEIAHQREGVFDDFEPVDAGHTNAVEIEGDFGDE, from the coding sequence GTGAGCGACCGCGGGATGGTAACGATCCCTGCGGAGATTCGTCGCCACCTCGGTATCGACGCCGGCGATAAGCTCCGCTGGAACGTGACCGAGGACGAGACGTTGGCCGTCGAGATCGCACACCAACGCGAAGGCGTGTTCGATGACTTCGAGCCGGTCGACGCGGGACACACGAACGCAGTCGAGATCGAAGGCGACTTCGGTGACGAGTGA
- a CDS encoding magnesium transporter produces MFPILIVLSMLEMGSGYVLEELERTYLENPTLLVLVPVMIGMGGNLGAILSSRLSTRLHLGLLEFDPRNEVLWTNVTAILGLAATVFSALGVAAWVVGRIIAEPMPLVDLFIISIVSGMLLSVIAIVLSLVATYISYTRGLDPDDTTIPVVTNLCDILGVIVLSGVALVVLN; encoded by the coding sequence ATGTTCCCCATCCTGATCGTACTCTCGATGCTCGAGATGGGGTCGGGATACGTTCTCGAGGAACTCGAGCGAACGTACCTCGAGAACCCGACGCTTCTCGTTCTCGTCCCCGTTATGATCGGCATGGGCGGCAACCTCGGGGCAATCCTCTCGTCTCGACTCTCGACGCGGCTCCACCTGGGACTGCTCGAATTCGATCCACGGAATGAAGTGCTGTGGACGAACGTGACGGCGATCCTGGGACTGGCGGCGACCGTTTTTTCCGCGCTCGGCGTCGCGGCCTGGGTCGTCGGCCGGATCATCGCCGAACCGATGCCCCTCGTAGATCTGTTCATCATCTCGATCGTCAGCGGAATGCTCCTCTCCGTGATCGCGATCGTGTTGAGCCTCGTCGCGACCTACATCTCGTACACTCGAGGACTGGATCCGGACGACACGACGATCCCGGTGGTGACGAACCTCTGTGATATCTTGGGCGTGATTGTGCTCTCGGGGGTCGCACTCGTCGTGTTGAACTGA